The following proteins are encoded in a genomic region of Debaryomyces hansenii CBS767 chromosome G complete sequence:
- a CDS encoding DEHA2G12232p (highly similar to CA2493|IPF7227 Candida albicans IPF7227) — protein sequence MGEITHRSNNETYTFETPPADSTIEVLNEFYWTKESEPHVTRRKQILAKYPEVRKLTGYEPKTKWYIFGILILQFSVAYYLRNTSLFSFKFIALAYLIGATCNQAIFLAIHELSHNLLFKKPLHNKLFAIFTNMPIGIPYSASFQPYHQLHHKFLGDEYLDADLPTKFEGIFLSNVLGKVFFAIFQILFYALRPMFVTQIKFTYIHLLNIAYQVLVDYLMVHNWGGRSLGYFIMSSFLAGSLHPCAGHFIAEHYVLNENNTPRSGNSEKATANISKELLPEETYSYYGPLNRLTWNVGYHNEHHDFPYIAWTKLPELRRIAAEFYDPLPQVESWCGVIWWFCFSDINTLWNRVKRNGKEKHGYNVGIKLDVN from the coding sequence ATGGGTGAAATAACACACAGAAGTAACAATGAAACATATACGTTCGAAACTCCTCCAGCGGATTCTACAATTGAAGTACTAAACGAATTCTACTGGACGAAGGAATCAGAACCACATGTTACtagaagaaaacaaatattgGCAAAGTATCCAGAGGTCAGAAAATTAACCGGGTACGAACCTAAAACTAAATGGTAtatttttggaatattaatattacaATTTTCAGTTGCCTATTACTTAAGAAACACATCGCTTTTTAGCTTCAAATTCATAGCTTTAGCATATTTGATCGGTGCTACGTGTAACCAGGCAATATTCTTAGCTATTCACGAATTATCCCATAATttgttattcaagaagCCACttcataataaattgtttgCAATTTTCACGAATATGCCAATCGGGATTCCATATTCAGCTTCGTTTCAGCCATATCATCAATTACACCACAAGTTTTTAGGCGATGAATACTTGGATGCTGATTTACCAACCAAGTTTGAGGgtatttttctttcaaatgtATTAGGCAAAGTATTTTTTGCTATATTCCAGATTCTTTTTTATGCGTTAAGACCAATGTTTGTCACTCAGATCAAGTTTACCTACATTCACTTATTGAACATTGCTTATCAGGTTTTAGTCGATTATCTCATGGTTCATAATTGGGGTGGAAGATCCCTTGGTTATTTTATCATGAGTTCGTTTTTGGCTGGGTCGTTACATCCATGCGCCGGCCATTTCATCGCCGAACACTATGTTTTGAATGAAAACAACACACCAAGATCTGGAAATTCTGAAAAGGCTACGGCTAATATCAGTAAGGAATTATTACCAGAAGAGACATATTCTTACTACGGTCCTTTGAACAGGTTAACTTGGAATGTTGGGTATCACAATGAACATCATGATTTCCCATACATCGCCTGGACCAAATTACCTGAATTAAGGAGGATTGCAGCTGAATTTTATGATCCATTGCCTCAGGTTGAGTCTTGGTGTGGTGTGATTTGGTGGTTTTGCTTTAGTGATATAAATACTTTGTGGAATAGAGTCAAAAGAAACGGCAAAGAAAAGCATGGGTACAATGTTGGAATCAAATTAGATGTTAATTGA
- a CDS encoding DEHA2G12166p (some similarities with uniprot|P00431 Saccharomyces cerevisiae YKR066c CCP1 mitochondrial cytochrome c peroxidase) — translation MDGNFRRMSGEKEPHRPQPTALGRFELIIKFVFRCAILPWLLWELGFRSYYKTVLGVFDMIFKVLSLLIAPENGGLFNGISGDNGRYGVNSAGGVDIDGLFDDVLREGKVNVEKKSDTFISRINSRYRWVIDGIESQQIWQSTRENVEELYFIFEKADYVFDRYVKHSPFCVLNKLNPNGKKSHYEYDGIPLSKFEGFGSYLSYKRLGTKTLTTTKPHLHPILSSTMTAIQKPVVAKREAPKAEVNPTVSRSTQTETIKPTKERTVSVFSPPVFNFAANSFAQSVSNEYKHASPKRIKLDNSRVQVPSIVKPKQDKPRPPAIVTKPRVINIEFPNKQKSGFKLLIRPKHEPSIKKQKQGIEVLSTSNTKRITKSISVDDVEYVEKVKHAIKQVLPKPDYDDGSLGPVILRLAWHCCATYNKFTGNGGSNGSTMRFVPEITDDGNSGLDIARSALEPIKQKFPDITYSDLWTLAGKISIQEMGGPKIPWRCGRVDCIDDRYVPPNGRLPFAYKNANHIRETFGRMGFNDRETVSLLGAHGLGRCHKRFSGWEGKWTENPTSFSNDFYKVLLDEEWSLGTVPETGKEQYYNKDKSLIMLNTDIELIRDPHFLHFVKLYSQHQATFFQDFANAFGKLLELGIERDSNGNVLPKNEFY, via the coding sequence ATGGACGGTAATTTTAGGAGAATGTCTGGTGAAAAAGAACCACATAGGCCACAGCCGACGGCCCTTGGGCGCTTCGAATTGATTATCAAGTTTGTATTTAGATGTGCTATTTTGCCATGGTTGCTATGGGAATTGGGGTTTCGGTCTTATTATAAGACTGTTCTTGGAGTATTTGATATGATATTCAAGGTATTACTGTTATTGATTGCTCCGGAAAATGGTGGATTGTTTAATGGAATCAGTGGGGATAATGGGCGGTACGGTGTAAATAGTGCCGGTGGGGTTGACATAGATGGATTGTTTGACGACGTTCTCAGGGAAGGAAAAGTTAATGTAGAAAAGAAGTCTGATACATTTATTCTGAGGATCAATTCCAGGTACCGGTGGGTGATAGACGGGATTGAAAGCCAGCAAATATGGCAGTCGACCCGGGAAAATgtagaagaattatacTTTATATTCGAGAAAGCGGATTACGTATTCGATAGATATGTCAAACACTCGCCGTTTTGTGTCTTGAACAAGTTGAACCCCAATGGAAAGAAGTCCCACTATGAATATGACGGCATTCCCTTAAGTAAGTTCGAGGGCTTTGGGAGCTACCTTCTGTACAAACGCTTAGGAACTAAAACCCTCACAACCACAAAGCCGCATTTACATCCAATACTTTCTTCTACAATGACTGCAATACAGAAACCAGTGGTAGCAAAACGCGAAGCTCCAAAAGCAGAAGTAAATCCCACCGTATCCAGACTGACCCAAACTGAAACTATCAAGCCCACTAAGGAAAGGACTGTGAGCGTTTTTAGTCCCCCGGTGTTTAATTTTGCAGCTAACTCTTTTGCTCAGTCGGTATCCAACGAATACAAGCATGCAAGTCCCAAACGTATCAAATTAGATAATTCAAGAGTTCAAGTCCCCAGTATAGTCAAGCCGAAGCAAGACAAACCGAGACCGCCTGCAATCGTCACCAAGCCTCGGgtcattaatattgaatttccAAACAAACAGAAGTCTGGATTTAAACTTTTAATTAGGCCTAAACATGAACCGAGTATTAAAAAGCAGAAGCAAGGTATTGAGGTCTTATCCACCTCAAACACCAAGAGAATCACGAAATCTATATCAGTTGATGATGTAGAATACGTAGAGAAAGTTAAGCATGCAATCAAACAAGTATTACCCAAGCCCGATTATGACGATGGGTCCTTGGGTCCTGTAATTTTGCGACTCGCATGGCATTGTTGCGCTACTTACAATAAATTCACTGGTAATGGTGGTTCGAATGGTTCAACTATGAGATTTGTTCCTGAAATTACTGATGATGGCAACTCTGGTCTTGACATTGCACGTTCTGCACTCGAACCtataaaacaaaaattcCCTGATATCACCTACTCGGATTTATGGACTCTAGCTGGTAAAATTTCTATTCAAGAAATGGGGGGTCCGAAGATACCATGGAGATGCGGTAGAGTTGATTGCATTGACGATAGATATGTCCCACCCAACGGCAGGTTACCATTCGCATACAAAAATGCCAACCATATTCGGGAAACATTCGGTAGAATGGGGTTCAATGATAGAGAAACCGTCCTGTTATTGGGTGCACATGGTTTGGGAAGATGTCACAAGAGGTTCAGCGGATGGGAAGGAAAATGGACCGAAAACCCCACTTCGTTCTCTAACGACTTCTATAAGGTGTTGTTAGATGAAGAATGGAGTCTAGGAACGGTGCCGGAAACCGGAAAAGAGCAGTATTATAACAAAGACAAATCCCTAATCATGCTAAATACCGACATTGAGCTAATTAGAGATCCTCACTTCCTACATTTTGTTAAGCTATATAGTCAACACCAAGCGACATTCTTTCAAGATTTTGCCAACGCCTTTGGAAAGCTCTTAGAGTTGGGTATAGAAAGAGATTCCAACGGTAACGTCTTACCCAAGAATGAGTTCTATTGA
- a CDS encoding DEHA2G12210p (highly similar to uniprot|P07263 Saccharomyces cerevisiae YPR033c HTS1 cytoplasmic and mitochondrial histidine tRNA synthetase), which yields MFQRLLTSIPRNCNIRKMSDAPIVAATKAAATAVSNAKPQSSKKASKKSKKQDQFLLKTPKGTKDWADKDMVIREAIFGTLTSLFKRHGGVTIDTPVFELREILTGKYGEDSKLIYNLEDQGGELTSLRYDLTVPFARFVACNSISSIKRYHIAKVYRRDQPAMTKGRMREFYQCDFDVAGNFDTMVPDSEILSLLCEGLTNLGVKDFKVKLNHRKILDGIFQACGVKDEDVRKISSAVDKLDKSPWEAVKKEMVVEKGQSEEVADRIGDFVKLNGSIRDVLQILQSNDLLKENESAQKGIEEMSILADYVDAFEIANFTVFDLSLARGLDYYTGLIYEAVTSASAPPTNANELKEKAQKEKAEVEDASEYVGVGSIAAGGRYDNLVGMFSNGKSIPCVGISFGVERIFSIIKARASKELERISSSQTQVFVMAFGGGEGWNGFLKERMAVTNKLWSAGINTEYLYKSKANIRKQFDAAEKSGAQVAIILGKEEYPQGQLRMKVLGHDSDQGEIIKVDELVSVVQDKLSSLNKDGLDEITRLIKGL from the coding sequence ATGTTTCAAAGGTTACTCACATCTATTCCACGAAACTGTAATATAAGAAAGATGTCCGACGCTCCAATTGTTGCGGCAACTAAAGCAGCAGCTACCGCTGTTTCAAATGCTAAACCACAATCTTCGAAGAAAGCTAGTAAGAAGTCTAAGAAGCAAGAccaatttttattaaagacTCCAAAAGGTACTAAAGATTGGGCTGATAAAGACATGGTTATCAGAGAGGCAATCTTCGGTACTTtaacttcattattcaagagACACGGGGGTGTAACTATAGACACGCCGGTTTTCGAGTTAAGAGAGATTTTAACTGGAAAGTACGGTGAAGACTCGAAGTTAATATATAACTTAGAAGATCAAGGTGGTGAATTGACCTCATTGAGATATGATTTAACGGTTCCATTTGCAAGGTTTGTTGCCTGTAACAGTATTAGTAGTATCAAGAGATATCACATCGCTAAAGTCTATAGAAGAGATCAACCAGCCATGACTAAGGGTAGAATGAGAGAATTCTACCAATGTGATTTCGATGTGGCCGGTAACTTTGATACGATGGTCCCTGATTCAGAAATTTTATCTCTTTTGTGTGAAGGTTTAACAAACTTGGGTGTTAAGGATTTTAAAGTTAAATTGAATCATAGAAAAATTTTAGATGGTATCTTCCAAGCGTGTGGTGTTAAAGACGAGGATGttagaaaaatttcttctgcTGTTGATAAGTTAGACAAATCTCCATGGGAAGCCgtaaagaaagaaatggTCGTTGAAAAGGGCCAATCTGAAGAAGTTGCTGACAGGATTGGTGATTTTGTTAAGTTGAATGGTTCCATTAGAGACGTTTTACAAATCTTACAATccaatgatttattgaaagaaaatgaatctGCTCAGAAGggtattgaagaaatgaGTATCTTGGCAGACTATGTTGATGCTTTCGAAATTGCCAATTTTACCGtctttgatttatcattagCCAGAGGTTTAGATTACTACACAGGTTTGATTTATGAAGCCGTTACATCTGCATCTGCACCACCAACTAATGCCAATGAATTAAAGGAAAAAGCTCAAAAAGAAAAGGctgaagttgaagatgCTTCTGAATACGTCGGTGTTGGTTCAATCGCTGCTGGTGGTCGTTACGATAATTTAGTAGGTATGTTTTCTAATGGTAAATCAATCCCTTGTGTTGGTATTTCCTTTGGTGTTGAAAGAATCTTCTCAATAATCAAAGCAAGAGCTTCCAAGGAATTGGAAAGAATTAGCTCTTCACAAACGCAAGTTTTTGTCATGGCTTTCGGTGGGGGTGAAGGCTGGAATGGTTTCTTAAAGGAAAGAATGGCTGTTACCAATAAATTATGGTCAGCGGGTATTAACACtgaatatttatacaaGAGTAAAGCGAATATCCGTAAACAGTTTGATGCAGCAGAAAAGTCTGGTGCTCAAGTTGCTATAATTCtaggaaaagaagaatatccTCAAGGCCAATTGAGAATGAAGGTTTTAGGCCATGATAGCGATCAAGGTGAGATCATTAAAGTTGATGAGCTTGTTTCAGTTGTTCAAGACAAGTTATCTAGCTTAAATAAGGACGGTTTAGATGAAATTACCCGTTTGATTAAAGGTTTGTAA
- a CDS encoding DEHA2G12188p (similar to uniprot|P47125 Saccharomyces cerevisiae YJR078w BNA2 tryptophan-2 3-dioxygenase): MVDIPRMEDYEVFPNTGFLPSEFPLVKLPQEYYQPWEILVNNLPSLILTKKIRWHIDTNLPILSTDKLKDIPEYRRAYQVLGFLAHAYIWGTDKPTNKLPEQIAKPLLEVSEYLRLPPIATYAGLCLWNFKQIMPSDKEGEKWDLDNLTTINTFTGSIDESWFYLVSVYFEYKGSFAIKAGLDALGHARDGDTKKLTESLQSMAQAIDSLGSVLMRMEEMCDPHVFYFRIRPYLAGWKNMGDVGLDKDGVIYGSETKPRSYAGGSNAQSSLIQFFDILLGIKHYPTGGRPVPHATTAPKDGENNFMNEMRSYMPGGHQDFLMKIQEITNIREYVLGRYDSNPELTLSYDACLAMLKSFRDKHIQIVTRYIVLQSKQASKMGSTSTLRSGLAKSKSKSGEERGTGGTALLPFLKQCRDETGDPAAGSWGKRILSDGVMRLKYSKSNGINED; the protein is encoded by the coding sequence ATGGTAGATATTCCAAGAATGGAGGACTATGAGGTCTTCCCAAATACAGGGTTTTTGCCCTCGGAGTTTCCTTTAGTTAAGTTACCACAAGAATATTATCAGCCATGGGAAATATTAGTAAATAACTTGCcatcattaatattgacTAAAAAAATAAGGTGGCACATAGACACAAATTTACCTATATTATCTACAGATAAACTCAAAGACATTCCAGAGTATAGAAGAGCTTATCAAGTGTTAGGATTCTTAGCGCACGCTTATATATGGGGAACTGACAAACCAACTAACAAGCTTCCGGAACAGATTGCCAAGCCTTTACTTGAAGTATCAGAATATTTGAGATTGCCACCTATAGCGACATACGCTGGATTATGTTTATGGAATTTCAAGCAAATAATGCCTAGTGATAAAGAAGGCGAAAAATGGGACTTGGATAATTTGACAACGATAAACACCTTTACCGGATCCATAGATGAAAGTTGGTTTTATTTGGTCAGTGTTTACTTTGAGTACAAGGGATCGTTTGCCATAAAGGCCGGTTTGGATGCCCTCGGCCATGCGCGTGATGGAGATACTAAGAAGTTAACGGAGAGCTTACAAAGTATGGCCCAAGCCATAGACAGCTTAGGGTCAGTGTTGATGAGAATGGAAGAGATGTGCGATCCACATGTATTCTATTTTAGAATAAGGCCTTATTTAGCAGGGTGGAAGAACATGGGTGACGTAGGTTTAGACAAAGATGGAGTGATTTATGGAAGTGAAACCAAACCAAGATCATACGCTGGAGGTTCGAACGCACAGTCGtcattaattcaatttttcgaTATTTTATTGGGAATTAAGCATTATCCGACCGGCGGAAGACCAGTTCCACATGCAACAACAGCACCAAAGGATGGTGAAAACAATTTCATGAATGAGATGCGTTCCTACATGCCTGGTGGCCATCAAGattttttgatgaagattcaAGAAATAACAAATATCAGAGAATACGTTCTAGGCAGGTATGATTCTAACCCAGAATTAACCTTAAGTTACGATGCATGCTTGGCGATGTTGAAGCTGTTCAGAGATaaacatattcaaattgtcACCAGATACATAGTTTTGCAATCAAAGCAGGCATCTAAAATGGGTTCTACTTCCACTTTAAGGTCCGGTTTGGCAAAATCCAAGAGCAAAAGTGGAGAAGAAAGAGGTACTGGTGGAACCGCGTTATTGCCATTCTTAAAGCAATGCAGAGATGAAACTGGTGATCCTGCTGCTGGTAGTTGGGGTAAAAGAATCCTTAGTGATGGTGTGATGAGATTAAAGTATTCAAAATCGAATGGTATAAATGAGGATTAA
- a CDS encoding DEHA2G12298p (similar to uniprot|P38236 Saccharomyces cerevisiae YBR057c MUM2 cytoplasmic protein essential for meiotic DNA replication and sporulation), producing MNTSQMNSSIDSSIMSNESSQQSMLTENPSVKFWQTNNYKNSITSPIHLQSPTNFQTGTFQTQPANVEPISNNNSMNVNAPSYVPYNYNNNNYQHYDKYYNNQSCELYDRSSLQNFAINTNKKDKVQEELERTKVDLVIKNQLIKNLSDQLNSLNKLKNVKHSTGNSFKVPQNYYDLFKDLTRTLKDKTVELEETKERLESIVVALSMNNHRSLSVNGEFDEQELAHKIINKLSLLQNENENLLKMISSSNKSSLIIELGLLKNENCQLKEKLKNFEK from the coding sequence ATGAATACATCGCAGATGAACTCGCTGATAGATTCGTCTATCATGTCAAATGAATCAAGCCAGCAATCAATGCTTACTGAGAATCCACTGGTTAAGTTCTGGCAGACGAATAACTATAAAAATTCGATTACTAGTCCCATTCATCTCCAGAGCCCAACTAATTTTCAAACGGGGACGTTTCAGACCCAGCCTGCCAATGTTGAACCAATTAGTAACAATAACTCGATGAATGTGAATGCACCAAGCTACGTTCCTTACAAttacaacaacaacaattacCAGCACTATGATAAGTACTACAATAATCAGAGTTGTGAACTTTATGATAGGTCGTCGTTGCagaattttgcaatcaataCCAATAAAAAGGACAAGGTGCAAGAGGAACTCGAGAGAACAAAGGTTGATTTAGTGATCAAGAACCAACTAATTAAGAATCTTTCAGACCAATTGAATTCACTCAATAAGTTGAAGAATGTGAAACATAGTACTGGCAACAGTTTCAAGGTTCCTCAGAATTATTACGACCTATTTAAGGATTTGACTAGGACCTTGAAAGACAAGACTGTTGAGCTTGAGGAAACAAAGGAAAGGTTGGAATCGATTGTTGTAGCATTATCTATGAACAACCATCGTTCGTTGCTGGTTAATGGCGAGTTTGACGAACAGGAATTGGCGCATAAGATTATCAATAAGCTCTcattattgcaaaatgaaaatgagaatttgttgaagatgattaGCTCGAGTAATAAGCTGAGTCTAATAATTGAATTGGGActcttgaaaaatgaaaattgcCAacttaaagaaaaattgaagaattttgaaaagtaA
- a CDS encoding DEHA2G12276p (highly similar to CA2491|IPF7221 Candida albicans IPF7221) produces the protein MTQDEEPSFKVKVYVYDLSHGLAAVYAPSILGINIDAIYHTSVVVYDKEHYINQGINTSTPGTTKYGTPKEVLDMGKTFVTPDIFEDFLDELRNHEDLKYNSVKYDLFDNNCNHFTDVLLDFLVGKNLEDRILKLPQQVLNSPNGHILRQMIGSYQP, from the coding sequence ATGACTCAGGACGAAGAACCATCTTTTAAAGTAAAGGTATACGTTTATGACCTTTCTCATGGATTAGCAGCCGTTTACGCCCCTCTGATACTTGGGATAAATATTGATGCCATTTACCATACATCAGTAGTTGTGTATGATAAGGAACATTACATCAACCAGGGAATTAATACCTCAACGCCTGGAACCACTAAATATGGCACTCCGAAAGAAGTTCTTGACATGGGCAAGACGTTTGTTACCCCAGATATCTTTGAAGATTTTCTTGATGAGTTACGGAACCACGAAGACctcaaatataattctgTTAAGTACGACTTGTTTGATAACAACTGTAATCATTTCACAGACGTGTTACTTGATTTTTTGGTCGGCAAAAACCTCGAGGATCGTATTTTGAAGCTTCCACAGCAGGTATTGAACTCTCCAAACGGCCATATCTTACGACAAATGATCGGCTCGTACCAGCCTTAG
- a CDS encoding DEHA2G12254p (weakly similar to uniprot|Q03466 Saccharomyces cerevisiae YDR206w EBS1) — translation MATPSTIEEIQTYKTQLNEFLSKKFIDQSLLLGFNNVLQSKFQTLILSDCNDYYDNLKAYESQSENDVPNNQLDLEFKTIKIFEILWTEFHYPIIKFFQFHHATYYNDFSKKVLDSNGKDKSLKAVEIRKINDNFNKFMKQVYQFYFTLLKYFSTHFQNPLIPDTFLAHFSFVIPNNAIKTFNANLQANLIFLIHRCLLSLGDISRHRSFMELSYVNPCLSIKNFWKYYHLTNSSSKEKISLMKPLYEKALNFYKFCILLLPALNEPYNHIGMIYNLMDSKYDACYWFLRSQFTRLPDYKLGLTNLNTILRKDWFINHLISFNNPNKKNKISVSKIDELNITLICLICYYYVPEYYHQSNNTITKNFKHSKIEGDFFKKLFESFDKYIRRYEEEDLNLYVKQLVVLMSFNKLLERGSDKLISEQFIKFTFRYINKLLESCVSMEFDYQNKRVVLIILRLLSNWFKENKVILRNFQARKSLMVNIVTLLNGMTSDIYGNDSLSQDINREKIIHLIKSNSRPVRDYYFKEDVYFRDFSIIKFQLKDFKDDHIFASNNINLLVGDYSSLIDKTTLVPSFLDNDLYKQLIDNKGDDKKNNSHMEKSEFLDIEIIHYENNLRLKSVILLSKKLLESNPYGIEFDYNEGKFVISDTTTENLEVKLEVKDSQGKDQSKTSDQTGKSNVKTQTKKKEPKVKANRSGKAWNEHETPSKLENKKEKKSIQVENSFDDINTKEQEGIQIPNTLQELNSFILSHSSQLQDSLLQNPNDKTVVVNSSTDDILTQDPQRENGLQNMVDSLVLESSNSEPKSVNSNTPNIWKNGSSNEVVNSGTPSQSFNALNSTFSNSSAPNDYPMYGGMPMASQMTQGTHISPNYSQVFQQPYPQYFNPFPNQPQTGNSTPYYRGANDRFMPMSSQSMLHSIPPSLPQQPLQGASQSPMPAASASPAPAQVYPQYGQFYNQFMGPPQHMQPRPPPPQHPEQKSDRYGNPPYPS, via the coding sequence ATGGCTACTCCGTCTACAATCGAAGAGATCCAAACATATAAGACccaattgaatgaatttttgAGTAAGAAGTTCATCGATCAATCCTTATTATTAGGATTCAATAATGTACTTCAATCAAAGTTTCAGactttgattttatcaGATTGTAACGATTATTACGATAACCTAAAGGCGTATGAAAGTCAGTCGGAAAACGACGttccaaataatcaacTTGACCTAGAATTTAAAACGATAaagatatttgaaattctcTGGACCGAATTCCACTACCcaatcattaaattttttcaatttcatcatgCTACGTACTATAATGACTTCAGTAAGAAAGTTCTTGATTCTAATGGGAAAGACAAATCGTTGAAGGCAGTAGAAATCagaaaaatcaatgataactttaataaattcatgAAGCAAGTTTATCAATTCTACTTTACactattgaaatatttctcaaCCCATTTCCAGAACCCGTTAATTCCAGATACATTCTTAGCTCATTTCAGTTTCGTCATTCCCAATAATGCTATTAAAACATTTAACGCTAATTTGCAAGCAAACTTAATATTCCTAATTCACAGATGTCTATTGTCATTGGGTGATATATCTCGTCATAGATCATTTATGGAACTCTCATATGTTAACCCTTGCTTATCAATTAAGAATTTTTGGAAGTATTATCATTTGACAAATCTGTCAAGCAAGGAAAAGATTTCGCTAATGAAGCCATTGTATGAGAAGGCATTGAATTTCTATAAGTTTTGTATATTACTTTTACCAGCACTCAATGAGCCATATAATCATATTGGAATGATCTACAATTTAATGGATAGCAAATATGATGCTTGCTATTGGTTCTTAAGATCTCAGTTTACAAGACTTCCCGATTACAAATTAGGTTTAACCAACTTGAACACAATTTTACGAAAAGATTGGTTCATTAACCATTTAATTTCCTTcaataatccaaataagaagaacaaaatttCTGTGTCGAAAATAGATGAATTAAACATAACTCTTATCTGCTTGatatgttattattatgttcCCGAGTATTATCATCAGTCTAATAACACGATCACTAAAAACTTTAAgcattcaaaaattgaaggagactttttcaaaaaattattcgaatCGTTTGACAAGTACATTCGTAGatatgaagaagaagatttaaaTCTCTACGTTAAGCAACTAGTGGTGTTAATGTCGTTCAATAAACTACTTGAACGGGGTAGTGATAAGTTAATATCagaacaatttattaagttTACATTTcgttatataaataaactTCTAGAATCATGTGTCTCCATGGAATTCGactatcaaaataaaaggGTAGTTCTAATTATTCTAAGGTTATTATCTAACTGGTTTAAGGAAAACAAAGTTATTTTGAGAAATTTCCAAGCTAGAAAAAGCCTTATGGTGAACATAGTTACGCTATTAAACGGAATGACTTCTGATATATATGGTAATGATTCACTTAGTCAAGACATAAATCGggaaaaaataattcatttaattaaGTCGAATTCGAGGCCAGTGAgagattattattttaaGGAGGATGTTTACTTTAGAGACTTTCTGATTATCAAGTTTCAACTCAAGGATTTCAAAGACGATCATATCTTTGCGTCAAATAACATCAACTTACTTGTCGGAGATTATTCAAGTTTGATAGATAAAACCACTCTTGTACCATCATTCTTGGACAATGATTTGTACAAACAATTAATTGACAACAAAGGCgatgataagaaaaataattctcACATGGAAAAGAgtgaatttcttgatattgaaattattcattatgAGAATAATTTAAGATTAAAATCTGTGATTTTGTTAAGTAAAAAATTACTTGAGAGCAATCCATATGGCATCGAATTTGATTACAATGAAGGTAAATTCGTCATTAGCGATACTACTACAGAAAATTTAGAAGTTAAACTAGAAGTCAAAGACTCTCAGGGCAAAGACCAATCAAAAACCTCTGATCAAACCGGCAAGTCTAATGTCAAAACTCAAacgaaaaagaaagaaccCAAGGTTAAGGCAAATAGGTCTGGAAAAGCTTGGAATGAGCATGAAACTCCATCGAAGTTagaaaacaagaaagaaaagaagagcATTCAAGTTGAGAATTCTTTTGATGATATAAACACAAAAGAGCAAGAAGGAATTCAAATTCCAAATACTCTTCAAGAGCtcaattcttttattcTCAGCCATTCTTCTCAATTACAGGATAGCTTGTTGCAGAATCCTAATGATAAAACCGTTGTGGTCAACTCAAGTACTGATGACATTTTGACTCAAGATCCACAAAGGGAAAATGGGCTTCAGAACATGGTGGACTCATTAGTGCTTGAATCATCTAATAGTGAACCTAAGAGTGTAAATTCCAATACACCGAATATTTGGAAGAATGGAAGTAGTAATGAAGTTGTTAATTCCGGAACTCCATCTCAATCCTTCAACGCGTTGAATTCTACTTTCTCCAATTCATCTGCGCCTAATGATTATCCTATGTATGGTGGAATGCCAATGGCATCTCAAATGACTCAAGGAACACATATTTCGCCGAATTATTCGCAAGTGTTCCAGCAGCCTTATCCACAATATTTCAATCCATTCCCAAATCAACCTCAAACGGGTAACAGCACACCTTACTATCGTGGAGCAAACGACCGTTTCATGCCAATGTCTTCGCAGCTGATGTTACATTCAATACCACCATCGCTTCCACAACAACCATTACAGGGTGCATCCCAATCACCAATGCCGGCAGCCTCAGCGTCTCCAGCACCTGCACAGGTATATCCACAATATGGTCAGTTTTATAACCAGTTCATGGGACCACCACAACATATGCAACCGCGTCCTCCTCCACCGCAGCACCCGGAGCAAAAATCTGATCGCTACGGAAATCCTCCATATCCTTCGTGA